One genomic window of Cuculus canorus isolate bCucCan1 chromosome 11, bCucCan1.pri, whole genome shotgun sequence includes the following:
- the COL7A1 gene encoding LOW QUALITY PROTEIN: collagen alpha-1(VII) chain (The sequence of the model RefSeq protein was modified relative to this genomic sequence to represent the inferred CDS: deleted 2 bases in 1 codon), whose amino-acid sequence MSCWLLLLAALPVLLGTLATAAQKRNQAVCEDVLEADIAFLVDGSSSIGRNNFRTIRTFMEDLVGPFVQVVGEKAVRFAVAQYSDEPRVEFPFSQHIDGTSVRRAIQQLSYKGGNTRTGAGFRYVADNFFGPKQLRPGVPQICILITDGKSQDDAEGPAAKLKSQGIKIFAVGIKNADHKELIRVASMPTEAFFFYVGDFKLLGTLVPLMTRRVCTSVGGTLRPLDGPSHAGPSNLEILERGLDQLRIRWTAATGPVTGYRVQRVPLTGLGQPIVAERQEVSLGPRETSTVLRGLRMGTEYLVTVTAQYTNSIGESVSGRARTQSRAGSMLDFRVVETGPTFLRLAWQPGPETPQGYSLSYTMQGAAQGEEKSLGASVQSATLSNLRPDTEYVVTLRPRYTQQPAVPATLTARTRRPAGVQHLAVHNVSAQSMLLAWQPVSGATGYRLSWATLTGQDRHRVDLDAGRTSHALGGLQPNTDYVVTVAPLFGQLEGPTATVRHRTEVGAEQTLRTNILSPTSIQVLWAGTRDARGYRLEWKRATGPEPPRTVSLPSSTNTYQLTGLQPGTVYRITLYTLYDGGEVATPVTTFQTGVELPVGAVSDLRLVEEAGRQVRLSWTGVPRATEYKVVVRNNQDGTERTRRIPGSQTALELGDLREGITYLVRVSALVGGQEGSAATLTVRLKYPAVGNISDLRVTEAGPSQLRVTWRGLPGAGGYLLTWRGSDGLEQSRFLPADPTTFTIEGLRAGIIYTIGVSAVVDGREGSPVTATGRIAPEQVGTVSRLEVQASRNNIARITWVGVPGATAYRVVWSRKDGGSESSRRVPGHTSSFDIPDLESGVSYTVKVIALIGNREGNPVSIVVTTPEAAPVPPVSSFQVTEASEHRLRLTWVPAAGSTGYRLLWRLAEGGPQRSQQLSSTTSSYDLSGLEPGRRYHISIVSLAGGRESEPATVTAITAAPGRVTNLRVTEVQRDSVTLTWTPIPGASSYVLSWTPPAAGGETGRTLPSAASSHQVSGLRLGQRYTFTLRPLLGNAPGAETSISERTVCRDARGDIVFLVHGTRDSSSSADAVRTLLSNTVSALGRLGPEGTQVALATYSYRSLPWLLLNRSSDLPAVLEQIRTLRYEEPSGNAIGAAITFARTYLLSPGAGRRPGVPAVLVVLADGPSGDDAIAAARDVKAGGEDGWHPSGMHGEGSASCRVPMVLLAGVQVLAVGLQGADREQLRRVVTSEDPRYIYHDSGALAELEGELTDDLCTIISTRPEPEPKPKPCTVQCPKGEKGDRGEPGLQGRVGQPGPPGEPGRHGLPGPPGPAGPRGLPGDTAERPGKKGDRGFPGADGTPGSPGRPGNPGLPGQPGTQGIPGPRGDPGPRGPVGLSGPKGEKGEPGEPRVIVDGGEGLPGQKGEPGVPGSPGPPGSPGQRGPLGDAGPPGPLGPMGPPGPPGEFVKGEKGDRGERGPPGLVDGVAPRGEPGPPGLPGDPGPRGPAGPPGLRGEKGDGKEGFPGPPGRPGDPGDRGPRGPPGEQGRKGDRGAPGELGETGEKGDRGAPGPGGEKGEAGAPGRPGPSGREGDPGPAGPRGEKGDPGTPGKPAPIVTGVQGEKGDRGSPGPEGPPGVKGDTGEKGARGIPGLSIPGPAGPKGEQGDRGIVGLTGRSGPKGDPGEPGEKGEPGRAGAPGQTGLRGKEGERGEKGDEGTPGEAGLPGKPGDRGPRGLPGYRGPPGEKGDSGDPGPEGRNGSPGAPGSKGDRGEPGPPGPPGRTVDVGLGGVGEKGEKGDPGDPGEDGAKGARGDAGSPGLPGERGVEGLRGPPGARGDPGDRGLPGEKGDRGPPGLDGRNGLEGKPGSPGPTGLRGDPGKQGDPGRDGLPGLRGEQGLPGPVGPLGPPGIPGKPGNDGKPGLSGKNGRSGAKGEQGDRGVPGPLGPPGLPGVPGLVGPPGQSIERSLEALGIKISSLKELTGAYDGSSDSFLPVSERLRGQKGSRGEPGERGPPGREGSLGFPGERGPKGDKGDPGAPGPQGPMGRAVGERGPEGPPGQPGEPGKPGIPGVPGRAGELGEAGRPGEKGDRGEKGDRGEQGRDGLPGLPGAPGPKVGDGSCWGPSPGDVVEGSLMGLPGERGPTGPKGAKGEAGAEGERGPKGDKGEGGPRGERGEPGEKGRDGAPGLPGERGLTGPEGKPGLPGFPGVLGRPGSQGDPGPPGPPGSAGPPGTQGPTGTKHLPGPPEPAAPAATLLPAGAAEVPAVPGQHAIPSLMLLLLLQGLPGPQGSMGLPGPCGPPGPAGPPGVPGLPGQVGESGKPGVPGRDGVPGKDGEAGMPGKVGMPGPSGPAGPKGEPGDTGAPGQAIAGPPGAKGEKGEPALLGDGLLGEPGSKGDRGLPGPKGDKGEPGGFGEPGDPGEDGAKGSSGAKGEKGSPGVGVRGPPGQDGPPGLKGDLGLPGPPGPPGLAGIAGTPGQPGLRGDNGQPGPPGPPGERGLIGFPGRDGTPGPPGPVGPPGPAGIQGASGLKGDKGAPGAGLPGARGERGDPGPRGEDGRPGPEGDRGPAGLPGIRGERGDKGDIGLPGPKGDKGDTVVVEGPAGARGSKGEPGDRGLKGMEGDKGDKGEQGMPGEKGMRGEHGEKGSAGFPGARGPGGQKGEVGASGEPGEPGQPGRDGIPGARGEKGDMGPLGMRGPKGDRGMKGACGLDGDKGEKGEPGIPGRSGLPGRKGEPGELGLSGPPGIPGKEGLMGPKGDRGFDGQQGAKGDQGEKGDRGAPGVIGSPGPRGSDGAPGPPGPPGSVGPRGPEGMQGQKGERGPPGQSVLGARGVPGIPGERGEQGSPGTQGLRGEKGEPGMTEEEIRAFVRQEMNQHCACGGHFPRRQDPREHSGGWGAQARSSLHSTQGGGRIVRQERDHRQTGPFPTQPFPAGSAQAVPVLKLSHTEEEEGQDRQVMLNTDDLEYDSVYAEEEEDYDEVPEMDSLEQPTVGADSCSLPLDEGDCQRYTLRWYYNQRVTECRPFVYSGCRGNFNRFDSKEECEWHCRRYPAAGARSVGGSEEGGQPNT is encoded by the exons CGGGTGCAACGTGTGCCGCTGACGGGGCTGGGGCAGCCGATTGTGGCAGAGAGGCAGGAG GTGAGCCTGGGACCGCGGGAGACGAGCACTGTGCTGCGGGGGCTGCGCATGGGGACGGAGTACCTGGTCACTGTCACCGCCCAATACACCAACAGCATCGGCGAGTCGGTGTCTGGCCGAGCACGCACCC AGAGCCGTGCCGGCTCCATGCTGGATTTCCGTGTGGTGGAGACTGGACCAACCTTCCTGCGGCTGGCCTGGCAGCCTGGTCCCGAGACCCCCCAGGGCTACAGCCTCAGCTACACCATGCAAG gagcagcccagggagaggagaagagccTGGGGGCCAGCGTGCAGTCGGCCACGCTGAGCAACCTGCGCCCTGACACCGAGTACGTGGTGACGCTCCGTCCGCGCTACACGCAGCAGCCTGCTGTCCCTGCCACCCTCACTGCCCGGACAC GGCGCCCAGCTGGCGTGCAGCACTTGGCCGTCCACAACGTCTCGGCGCAGAGCATGCTGCTGGCCTGGCAGCCCGTCAGCGGTGCCACCGGCTACCGACTCTCCTGGGCAACCCTCACAG GACAGGACAGGCACAGGGTGGACCTGGATGCCGGGCGGACGTCGCATGCgctgggggggctgcagcccaACACTGACTATGTGGTGACAGTAGCACCACTCTTTGGGCAGCTGGAGGGGCCCACGGCCACCGTGAGGCACAGGACAG AGGTAGGTGCAGAGCAGACACTGCGGACCAACATCCTGAGCCCCACGTCCATCCAGGTGCTCTGGGCTGGCACCCGTGATGCCCGCGGCTACCGCCTGGAGTGGAAGAGAGCCACAG gaccagagccccccaggacagTGTCGCTTCCAAGCAGCACCAACACCTACCAGCTGACAGGGCTACAGCCAGGCACCGTGTACCGCATCACCCTCTACACACTCTACGATGGTGGGGAGGTGGCCACCCCCGTCACCACCTTCCAGACAG GTGTGGAGTTGCCCGTGGGTGCTGTGTCGGACCTGCGCCTCGTCGAGGAGGCGGGCAGACAGGTGCGACTGAGCTGGACCGGCGTCCCCCGTGCCACCGAATACAAAGTGGTGGTGCGCAACAACCAGG ATGGCACAGAGAGGACGAGGCGCATCCCGGGCAGCCAGACGGCTCTGGAGCTGGGTGACCTCCGGGAGGGCATCACCTACCTCGTGCGCGTCTCGGCACTGGTGGGTGGCCAGGAGGGCAGCGCTGCCACACTCACTGTCCGACTCA AGTACCCAGCGGTAGGCAACATCTCAGACCTGCGCGTGACGGAGGCCGGTCCCAGCCAGCTGCGGGTCACCTGGAGAGGGCTGCCGGGAGCTGGGGGCTACCTACTGACCTGGCGAGGCAGCGACG GTCTGGAGCAATCCCGCTTCCTCCCTGCTGACCCCACCACCTTCACCATCGAGGGGCTGCGTGCTGGCATCATCTACACCATCGGCGTCTCAGCTGTTGTGGATGGCCGTGAGGGCAGCCCTGTCACTGCCACGGGGCGGATAG CTCCTGAGCAGGTGGGGACCGTGTCCCGGCTGGAAGTGCAGGCATCCAGGAACAACATTGCTCGCATCACTTGGGTCGGCGTGCCGGGAGCCACTGCCTACCGCGTGGTGTGGAGCCGCAAGGACG GGGGCTCGGAGAGCAGCCGGCGGGTTCCCGGCCACACCAGCTCCTTCGACATCCCTGACCTGGAGAGTGGTGTCTCCTACACCGTGAAGGTGATAGCACTCATCGGTAACCGGGAGGGCAACCCTGTCTCCATCGTTGTCACCACTC CGGAGGCAGCTCCAGTGCCCCCTGTCAGCAGCTTCCAGGTGACAGAAGCATCAGAGCATCGCCTGCGCCTGACCTGGGTGCCAGCAGCCGGCAGCACTGGATACCGTCTGCTCTGGCGCCTGGCTGAGG GAGGGCCCCAGCGCAGCCAGCAGCTCTCGTCCACCACCAGCTCGTATGACCTGTCAGGGCTGGAGCCAGGTCGGCGCTACCACATCAGCATCGTCAGCCTGGCTGGTGGCCGGGAGAGTGAGCCAGCCACTGTTACTGCCATCACCG CTGCCCCAGGCCGTGTCACCAACCTGCGGGTGACGGAAGTGCAGAGAGACTCAGTAACGCTCACCTGGACTCCCATCCCCGGTGCCTCCAGCTATGTCCTCTCCTGGACTCCCCCAGCAG CTGGAGGGGAGACAGGACGGACACTGCCCAGCGCTGCCAGCTCGCACCAGGTCTCTGGGCTGCGTCTGGGCCAGCGCTACACCTTCACCCTCCGCCCTCTCCTGGGGAACGCACCTGGTGCTGAGACCTCCATCAGCGAGCGCACAG TTTGCAGGGATGCCCGTGGTGACATTGTCTTCCTGGTGCACGGCACCCGTGACAGCTCCTCCAGCGCTGATGCTGTCCGCACCCTCCTTTCCAACACCGTGTCCGCCCTGGGGCGCCTGGGCCCTGAGGGCACCCAG GTAGCTCTCGCCACATACAGCTACCGCAGTCTGCCCTGGCTTCTCCTCAACCGCTCCAGTGACCTGCCAGCCGTCCTGGAGCAGATCCGCACCTTACGCTATGAGGAGCCCAGTGGCAATGCCATCG GGGCAGCCATTACTTTTGCGAGGACCTACCTGCTGAGCCCTGGCGCGGGGAGACGGCCTGGCGTGCCGGCGGTGCTGGTGGTACTGGCTGATGGTCCCTCCGGGGACGATGCCATCGCTGCGGCCAGGGATGTCAAGGCCGGGGGTGAGGATGGGTGGCATCCCAGCGGGATGCACGGGGAGGGGAGTGCATCCTGTAGGGTGCCCATGGTGCTGTTGGC AGGGGTCCAGGTGCTGGCGGTGGGATTGCAAGGAGCAGACCGTGAGCAGCTCCGGCGTGTGGTCACCAGTGAGGACCCGCGGTATATCTACCACGACAGTGGTGCCCTGGCAGAGTTGGAGGGGGAACTCACTGATGACCTCTGCACCATCATCTCCACCAGG CCGGAGCCAGAGCCGAAACCGAAGCCCTGCACCGTGCAGTGCCCCAAG GGTGAGAAGGGGGACCGTGGCGAGCCG GGGCTGCAAGGACGTGTGGGGCAGCCGGGCCCCCCTGGAGAGCCG GGCCGCCATGGGCTGCCTGGCCCTCCAGGACCTGCCGGGCCACGGGGTCTGCCGGGGGACACCGCTGAGCGGCCAGGCAAGAAAGGGGACAGG GGGTTCCCTGGAGCTGACGGGACACCGGGAAGCCCTGGCCGTCCTGGGAACCCTGGATTACCCGGCCAGCCA GGCACCCAAGGCATCCCTGGCCCCCGAGGGGATCCT GGACCAAGGGGCCCTGTGGGGCTTTCTGGCCCGAAGGGGGAGAAAGGCGAGCCG GGGGAGCCCAGGGTGATTGtggatggaggagaagggctgCCAGGTCAGAAAGGGGAGCCAGGCGTACCG GGCAGCCCTGGCCCCCCTGGGAGCCCCGGTCAGCGGGGACCATTGGGAGATGCAGGGCCTCCTGGTCCGCTTGGACCTatggggccaccaggacctccaggagagtTTGTGAAG gGGGAGAAGGGTGACCGAGGGGAGAGG GGCCCCCCAGGACTTGTGGATGGGGTAGCGCCTCGAGGGGAGCCTGGCCCCCCG GGTCTACCTGGGGACCCTGGGCCCCGGGGACCTGCTGGTCCCCCTGGCCTGAGGGGAGAGAAG GGTGATGGCAAAGAAGGTTTCCCAGGGCCACCTGGCCGCCCTGGGGACCCAGGAGACCGG GGCCCTCGGGGACCACcaggggagcagggcaggaag GGAGACCGTGGGGCACCAGGTGAGCTGGGAGAGACGGGCGAGAAG GGGGACCGTGGAGCACCAGGCCCCGGGGGCGAGAAG GGAGAGGCGGGAGCCCCTGGACGCCCGGGGCCATCAGGCAGAGAG GGAGATCCGGGACCAGCCGGCCCCCGGGGGGAGAAG GGTGATCCAGGAACACCTGGCAAGCCA GCTCCCATCGTGACTGGTGTTCAAGGAGAGAAG GGTGACCGAGGCTCCCCAGGACCAGAAGGACCTCCTGGCGTCAAGGGTGACACAGGAGAAAAAGGTGCTCGC GGCATCCCTGGTCTGAGCATCCCGGGGCCAGCTGGCCCCAAAGGCGAGCAGGGTGATCGG GGTATCGTTGGTCTCACGGGCAGGAGCGGCCCCAAG GGCGACCCCGGGGAGCCAGGGGAGAAGGGTGAGCCCGGCCGAGCGGGTGCCCCAGGACAGACTGGGCTTCGTGGCAAGGAG ggagagcGTGGAGAGAAGGGTGACGAAGGCACACCA gGTGAAGCAGGTCTGCCTGGCAAACCCGGAGACAGGGGCCCTCGG GGCCTCCCTGGCTACCGTGGCCCCCCGGGGGAGAAGGGTGACTCAGGGGACCCAGGTCCTGAAGGCAGAAAC GGCAGCCCTGGAGCACCAGGGAGCAAGGGTGACCGTGGGGAGCCG GGGCCTCCTGGACCCCCAGGACGAACC GTCGATGTGGGGCTCGGAGGagtgggggagaagggagagaag GGGGACCCTGGGGACCCTGGTGAGGATGGTGCGAAGGGTGCCCGGGGTGATGCTGGCTCCCCTGGCCTGCCTGGAGAGAGG GGTGTGGAGGGCCTCCGCGGCCCCCCCGGTGCACGG GGTGACCCTGGGGACCGAGGCCTGCCAGGAGAGAAG GGGGACCGTGGCCCACCAGGGCTGGATGGCCGCAACGGGCTGGAAGGCAAACCTGGCTCCCCAGGTCCCACCGGGCTGCGG GGGGACCCAGGGAAGCAGGGGGATCCTGGCCGGGAT GGGCTGCCGGGGCTGCGTGGGGAGCAGGGACTGCCTGGTCCCGTGGGCCCCCTGGGACCGCCTGGCATCCCC GGTAAACCCGGCAACGATGGCAAACCTGGCCTCAGTGGCAAGAAT GGCCGCAGCGGTGCCAAGGGCGAGCAGGGGGACAGGGGCGTGCCAGGACCCCTCGGTCCCCCTGGCCTCCCTGGTGTCCCAGGGCTGGTTGGCCCCCCAGGCCAG AGCATTGAGCGTAGCCTGGAAGCACTTGGCATCAAG aTTTCATCCCTGAAGGAGCTCACAGGTGCCTATGACGGAAGCTCGGATTCATTTCTGCCGGTGTCTGAGCGGCTGCGGGGCCAGAAGGGCAGTCGGGGGGAGCCAGGAGAGAGGGGGCCCCCAGGCCGAGAG GGCTCCTTAGGCTTCCCTGGCGAGCGAGGACCCAAAGGTGACAAAGGGGACCCAGGCGCCCCTGGTCCCCAGGGTCCCATGGGCCGTGCCGTGGGCGAGCGGGGTCCCGAGGGGCCGCCTGGGCAGCCCGGGGAGCCTGGCAAGCCGGGCATCCCCGGCGTGCCAGGTCGGGCcggggagctgggggaggcTGGGCGGCCCGGCGAGAAG GGCGACCGGGGCGAGAAGGGTGACCGGGGTGAGCAG GGCAGGGATGGCTTGCCCGGCCTCCCGGGGGCCCCAGGGCCCAAGGTAGGTgatggcagctgctggggaccATCCCCAGGTG ATGTGGTGGAGGGCAGCCTGATGGGCTTGCCCGGCGAACGCGGCCCTACCGGACCCAAGGGAGCAAAG GGCGAGGCAGGAGCTGAGGGCGAGCGGGGACCCAAAGGAGATAAG GGTGAAGGAGGGCCGCGGGGTGAGCGAGGGGAGCCTGGTGAGAAGGGCAGGGACGGTGCCCCG GGCCTCCCGGGTGAGAGAGGGCTGACTGGCCCCGAGGGGAAGCCG GGCTTGCCAGGCTTTCCTGGCGTGCTGGGACGTCCG gGCAGCCAGGGAGACCCAGGACCACCAGGACCTCCG GGCAGTGCTGGCCCACCGGGGACCCAGGGCCCAACTGGCACCAAG CACCTGCCTGGCCCCCCAGAACCAGCTGCCCCTGCTGCCACACTCCTCCCCGCGGGTGCAGCCGAGGtcccagctgtgccagggcagcatGCCATTCCCTCTCTGATGTTGCTGCTTCTATTGCAGGGCCTGCCCGGTCCCCAGGGCAGCATGGGGTTGCCTGGCCCCTGCGGCCCTCCTGGCCCCGCG GGCCCACCGGGTGTTCCCGGGCTGCCAGGACAAGTG GGGGAGAGCGGAAAGCCAGGCGTGCCGGGCAGGGATGGCGTGCCAGGGAAGGACGGTGAGGCAGGGATGCCCGGGAAGGTG GGCATGCCGGGACCCTCTGGCCCTGCCGGTCCCAAGGGAGAGCCAGGGGACACTGGAGCCCCCGGGCAG GCCATCGCTGGTCCTCCTGGTGCCAAAGGCGAGAAG GGCGAGCCGGCGCTGCTTGGGGATGGGCTGCTGGGAGAACCC GGCTCCAAGGGTGACCGTGGCTTGCCTGGCCCCAAGGGTGACAAG GGGGAGCCAGGAGGATTTGGGGAACCGGGAGATCCTGGGGAAGAT GGAGCCAAGGGGTCCTCTGGAGCTAAAGGGGAGAAG GGATCGCCAGGTGTTGGTGTGCGGGGACCGCCTGGACAGGATGGGCCTCCAGGCTTGAAG GGTGACCTCGGCTTGCCAGGaccaccaggacctccaggcTTAGCAGGCATCGCTGGGACACCAGGGCAGCCTGGCCTCAGAGGAGACAATGGGCAGCCTGGCCCACCAGGTCCACCAGGAGAGAGG GGTTTGATCGGCTTTCCCGGGAGAGATGGCACTCCTGGACCACCAGGACCCGTGGGGCCACCAGGGCCAGCC ggCATTCAAGGGGCTTCTGGCCTGAAGGGTGACAAG GGTGCCCCAGGGGCCGGGCTGCCAGGAGCCAGAGGCGAGCGTGGAGACCCAGGGCCACGG GGTGAAGATGGACGCCCAGGGCCAGAAGGGGATCGGGGACCTGCG GGCTTGCCTGGGATCCGTGGGGAGCGTGGGGACAAG GGAGACATTGGACTCCCAGGGCCCAAAGGAGATAAA GGTGATACTGTGGTGGTGGAGGGGCCTGCTGGAGCACGGGGCAGCAAAGGGGAGCCG GGCGACCGTGGTCTGAAGGGCATGGAAGGGGACAAGGGTGACAAGGGGGAGCAAGGCATGCCCGGAGAGAAG GGGATGAGGGGTGAGCATGGCGAGAAGGGCTCTGCAGGCTTCCCTGGAGCACGTGGCCCTGGCGGACAGAAG GGAGAGGTCGGAGCATCAGGAGAGCCTGGTGAGCCG GGCCAACCCGGCCGTGATGGGATCCCTGGAGCCCGGGGAGAGAAGGGGGACATGGGACCCCTGGGCATGCGTGGCCCCAAG gGTGACCGGGGCATGAAAGGCGCCTGTGGCCTCGATGGGGACAAGGGCGAGAAG GGAGAGCCGGGGATCCCAGGGCGCTCGGGGCTGCCAGGGAGGAAAGGCGAGCCG GGAGAGCTGGGTCTGTCTGGACCACCGGGCATCCCTGGGAAGGAGGGGCTCATGGGACCCAAG GGTGACCGAGGATTTGACGGGCAGCAGGGAGCCAAAGGAGAccaaggggagaaaggagaccGG GGCGCTCCTGGTGTTATCGGTAGCCCTGGTCCCCGGGGCAGTGATGGTGCTCCTGGTCCCCCTGGACCTCCAGGAAGTGTTGGCCCACGAGGTCCTGAAGGCATGCAGGGCCAGAAG GGGGAGAGAGGCCCCCCTGGACAGTCAGTGCTGGGGGCCCGTGGCGTGCCCGGAATCCCTGGTGAGAGAGGAGAGCAG GGCAGTCCCGGCACACAGGGGCTCcgtggggagaaaggggagcCGGGCATGACG GAGGAGGAGATCCGCGCCTTCGTTAGGCAGGAGATGAACCAGCACTGTG CCTGCGGCGGCCACTTCCCACGGCGTCAGGATCCACGTGAGCACTCAG GAGGCTGGGGTGCTCAGGCCAGGAGCAGCCTCCACTCTacccagggaggaggaagaattgTCCGCCAGGAGAGGGACCACCGCCAAACAG GGCCCTTCCCCACCCAGCCATTCCCTGCTGGCAGCGCTCAGGCAGTCCCAGTGCTCAAGTTGTCACAtactgaggaagaggagg GGCAGGACAGACAGGTCATGCTCAACACTGATGACCTCGAGTATGACAGCGTGtatgcagaggaggaggaggactaCGATGAGGTCCCAGAGATGGACAGCTTAGAGCAGCCCACAGTGGGTG CGGATTCCTGCAGCCTGCCGCTGGATGAGGGGGACTGCCAGCGCTACACGCTGCGCTGGTACTACAACCAAAGAGTCACCGAGTGCCGGCCCTTCGTCTACAGCGGCTGTCGGGGCAACTTCAACCGCTTCGACAGCAAGGAGGAGTGCGAGTGGCACTGTAGGCGGTACCCAGCAGCAG gtGCCCGCAGTGTTGGTGGCAGCGAGGAGGGAGGGCAGCCGAACACGTAG
- the UCN2 gene encoding urocortin-2 encodes MAPLVRLRCRMLLTFLVVLGAPGRAWKGPSHESLSLAPQAGDGGKLTKQETTSTNKMLPGLDEMSNPGSREGSHPDKASPLLLEESARQALLQPMSSATKTPAPRKKVRKLSLSLDVPTHVLQILLDLARERELQAKAAANAKLMARLGRRK; translated from the exons ATG GCACCCCTGGTCAGGCTGCgctgcaggatgctgctcaCCTTCCTGGTGGTCCTTGGGGCGCCAGGGAGAGCCTGGAAGGGGCCAAGCCATGAGTCGCTCTCATTGGCCCCTCAAGCTGGAGACGGAGGCAAGCTCACAAAGCAGGAAACCACCAGCACTAACAAGATGCTGCCGGGTCTTGATGAAATGAGCAATCCTGGCTCTAGGGAAGGGTCTCATCCAGACAAAGCCAGCCCGCTGCTGCTAGAGGAGTCAGCAAGACAAGCATTGCTACAGCCAATGAGCTCGGCCACCAAGACACCTGCTCCCAGGAAAAAGGTGCGAAAGCTGTCCCTGTCACTTGATGTCCCCACCCATGTACTGCAAATCCTGCTTGACCTGGCCAGAGAGAGAGAGCTTCAGGCCAAGGCGGCTGCTAATGCCAAGCTGATGGCTCGACTCGGGCGCAGGAAATAA